A part of Larimichthys crocea isolate SSNF chromosome VII, L_crocea_2.0, whole genome shotgun sequence genomic DNA contains:
- the LOC104934302 gene encoding uncharacterized protein LOC104934302 isoform X2, which translates to MCVSVLLRGAVCESPMCLNIPVAAMTTGMSTAGIHRGFLRKYGGFMFKQWKERYIVLTMEGSLMVCRDAESPPDQVVTLQTNCESIVEGRTILDLPKLPPGGRRDCCFALIMPQNKFLLLLTDNPDDCNLWLNLIRKVREGLMSPLALQRQCSITPCITDRDPLPDSSSDKDPGSPRVGEGTPPLSRVTERGGSFRDRGHNQAGGSQRALRSVSMSTPHRASDCLRHGNSSDARAVRAVCLLMGGAAASSALGYLNSCSPSSPLASRAPEIAHGTGGFSELSAGGSFHACSQDVDSPHFNSFDFEGDSDFDAFDCGGFAF; encoded by the exons atgtgtgtgagtgtgttgctGAGAGGAGCAGTATGTGAAAGTCCAATGTGCCTAAATA TCCCTGTTGCTGCGATGACCACAGGCATGAGCACAGCGGGCATTCATCGAGGCTTCCTCAGGAAATATG GGGGCTTCATGTTTAAGCAGTGGAAAGAGCGATACATTGTCCTGACAATGGAGGGAAGCCTGATGGTGTGCCGTGATGCAGAGTCCCCTCCTGACCAGGTGGTAACACTACAAACCAACTGCGAGTCAATTGTAGAGGGACGGACGATTCTTGACCTGCCCAAGTTGCCTCCAGGGGGCAGGAGGGACTGCTGCTTCGCCCTCATCATGCCACAGAACAAGTTCCTGCTGCTTCTCACGGACAACCCCGATGACTGCAA TCTGTGGCTGAATTTGATCAGGAAAGTGAGGGAG GGTCTCATGTCACCCCTGGCCCTCCAAAGACAGTGCAGCATCACTCCCTGCATCACCGACAGAGACCCCCTGCCTGACTCCTCCAGTGATAAAGACCCTGGGTCACCCAGGGTCGGCGAGGGCACCCCTCCTTTGTCTCGAGTCACTGAACGTGGAGGCTCTTTCAGAGACAGAGGCCATAACCAAG CCGGTGGATCACAGCGTGCTCTCCGTAGTGTTTCCATGTCCACCCCACACCGTGCGTCAGATTGTCttcgccatggcaacagcagcGATGCCCGGGCGGTCAGGGCGGTGTGCCTGCTGATGGGAGGGGCAGCGGCCTCCTCTGCTCTGGGTTACCTCAACTCCTGCTCCCCTTCTTCTCCCCTTGCTAGCAGAGCCCCAGAGATTGCACATGGGACGGGGGGCTTCTCCGAGCTTTCCGCAGGGGGCTCCTTCCACGCCTGCAGCCAGGACGTCGACTCCCCGCACTTCAACAGCTTCGACTTTGAAGGAGACTCTGACTTTGATGCATTTGACTGTGGAGGATTTGCTTTTTAG
- the LOC104934302 gene encoding uncharacterized protein LOC104934302 isoform X1, with protein MCLNSEDYCISLSLSLSLSLLPYFPASNALPLLILVPVAAMTTGMSTAGIHRGFLRKYGGFMFKQWKERYIVLTMEGSLMVCRDAESPPDQVVTLQTNCESIVEGRTILDLPKLPPGGRRDCCFALIMPQNKFLLLLTDNPDDCNLWLNLIRKVREGLMSPLALQRQCSITPCITDRDPLPDSSSDKDPGSPRVGEGTPPLSRVTERGGSFRDRGHNQAGGSQRALRSVSMSTPHRASDCLRHGNSSDARAVRAVCLLMGGAAASSALGYLNSCSPSSPLASRAPEIAHGTGGFSELSAGGSFHACSQDVDSPHFNSFDFEGDSDFDAFDCGGFAF; from the exons ATGTGCCTAAATAGTGAGGATTattgcatctctctctctctctccctctctctctctcttttacccTATTTCCCAGCATCAAATGCTCTGCCTCTTCTCATTTTAGTCCCTGTTGCTGCGATGACCACAGGCATGAGCACAGCGGGCATTCATCGAGGCTTCCTCAGGAAATATG GGGGCTTCATGTTTAAGCAGTGGAAAGAGCGATACATTGTCCTGACAATGGAGGGAAGCCTGATGGTGTGCCGTGATGCAGAGTCCCCTCCTGACCAGGTGGTAACACTACAAACCAACTGCGAGTCAATTGTAGAGGGACGGACGATTCTTGACCTGCCCAAGTTGCCTCCAGGGGGCAGGAGGGACTGCTGCTTCGCCCTCATCATGCCACAGAACAAGTTCCTGCTGCTTCTCACGGACAACCCCGATGACTGCAA TCTGTGGCTGAATTTGATCAGGAAAGTGAGGGAG GGTCTCATGTCACCCCTGGCCCTCCAAAGACAGTGCAGCATCACTCCCTGCATCACCGACAGAGACCCCCTGCCTGACTCCTCCAGTGATAAAGACCCTGGGTCACCCAGGGTCGGCGAGGGCACCCCTCCTTTGTCTCGAGTCACTGAACGTGGAGGCTCTTTCAGAGACAGAGGCCATAACCAAG CCGGTGGATCACAGCGTGCTCTCCGTAGTGTTTCCATGTCCACCCCACACCGTGCGTCAGATTGTCttcgccatggcaacagcagcGATGCCCGGGCGGTCAGGGCGGTGTGCCTGCTGATGGGAGGGGCAGCGGCCTCCTCTGCTCTGGGTTACCTCAACTCCTGCTCCCCTTCTTCTCCCCTTGCTAGCAGAGCCCCAGAGATTGCACATGGGACGGGGGGCTTCTCCGAGCTTTCCGCAGGGGGCTCCTTCCACGCCTGCAGCCAGGACGTCGACTCCCCGCACTTCAACAGCTTCGACTTTGAAGGAGACTCTGACTTTGATGCATTTGACTGTGGAGGATTTGCTTTTTAG
- the LOC104934278 gene encoding cytochrome P450 2G1, with protein sequence MDLSATVILAGLISALLWLFSVKRKYRLPPGPTALPLVGNLPQLQKDQAFKSFLKLSEIYGPVVTLYLGWQRTVVLVGYDAVKEALVDQADDFTGRGPLPFLMKATKGYGLGISNGERWRQLRRFTLTTLRDFGMGRKGMEEWIQEESKHMTAEMNESKGKPFDPIFLLSRTVSNVICCMVFGQRFSYDDKKFLHLLDIMSGVLRFNSGFVGQMYNIFPWIMEHLPGPQHKIFTNIEEVREFIKMKIQEHKDTLDPSSPRDYIDCFLMRMDQEKDIPTTEFHYENLISTVLNLFLAGTETTSSTIRYALSVLIKHPDIQEKMQQEIDTVIGQDRCPRMEDRKSLPFTDAVIHEVQRFLDIVPFGLPHFALRDISFRGYTIPKDTVIMPLLHSVLKEEKQWASPLSFNPQHFLDQNGNFKKNPAFLPFAAGKRACVGEALARMELFLFLVTLLRHFTFSHAEGPDGINLIPEYSGFANVPRRYQIIATPR encoded by the exons ATGGACCTTTCTGCGACTGTGATCTTGGCAGGGCTGATCTCAGCTCTGCTGTGGCTTTTCAGTGTAAAAAGGAAATATCGTTTGCCTCCAGGACCCACTGCACTTCCTCTCGTAGGAAACCTGCCACAGCTGCAAAAAGATCAAGCTTTCAAAAGTTTTCTCAAG CTCAGTGAAATCTATGGTCCTGTGGTGACATTGTACCTGGGCTGGCAGCGGACGGTTGTTCTGGTAGGATATGATGCAGTGAAGGAGGCTCTGGTGGACCAGGCAGACGACTTCACAGGCAGAGGACCACTGCCGTTTCTGATGAAAGCCACCAAAGGCTACG GTTTGGGGATCAGTAATGGAGAGCGTTGGCGACAGCTGAGACGTTTCACACTGACGACCCTTAGAGACTTTGGGATGGGACGCAAGGGGATGGAAGAGTGGATCCAAGAGGAGAGCAAGCACATGACGGCCGAAATGAACGAATCGAAAG gcaAGCCGTTTGACCCAATATTCTTGCTGAGCCGCACCGTGTCCAACGTGATCTGCTGCATGGTGTTCGGCCAACGCTTCAGTTACGACGACAAGAAGTTCCTGCACCTCCTCGACATCATGTCTGGGGTTTTAAGGTTTAATAGTGGCTTTGTCGGCCAG ATGTACAACATCTTCCCCTGGATAATGGAGCATCTGCCGGGCCCACAGCATAAAATTTTTACCAATATCGAGGAGGTGAGAGAGTTTATCAAGATGAAGATCCAggagcacaaagacacactggaCCCAAGCTCCCCAAGAGACTATATCGACTGTTTCCTCATGCGAATGGATCAG GAAAAAGACATCCCCACAACTGAGTTCCACTATGAGAACTTGATCTCTACAGTGCTGAATCTATTCCTGGCAGGAACAGAAACCACGTCCTCTACCATAAGATATGCCCTCAGCGTGTTGATCAAACACCCCGACATACAGG AGAAAATGCAGCAGGAGATTGACACTGTGATTGGACAAGACCGCTGTCCCAGAATGGAGGACAGGAAATCCCTCCCCTTCACAGACGCAGTCATCCATGAAGTCCAGCGTTTCCTGGACATAGTCCCCTTCGGTCTCCCTCATTTTGCCCTTCGGGACATCTCTTTCAGGGGCTACACAATCCCCAAG GACACTGTGATTATGCCCTTGTTGCACTCTGTgctgaaagaggagaaacagtGGGCATCTCCTCTGTCCTTCAACCCTCAGCACTTCTTGGACCAGAACGGCAACTTCAAGAAGAATCCCGCGTTCCTGCCATTTGCTGCAG GGAAAAGAGCCTGTGTCGGCGAGGCTCTGGCTCGTATGGAGCTTTTTCTCTTCCTTGTGACGCTTCTGCGGCATTTCACCTTCTCCCACGCCGAAGGCCCTGACGGTATAAACCTCATTCCAGAGTACAGCGGCTTTGCTAATGTGCCTCGCAGGTACCAGATCATCGCCACGCCGCGGTGA
- the LOC104934281 gene encoding cytochrome P450 2G1: protein MEFSGALISGGLLLVLLWLLSLRSRRQFRLPPGPSGLPIIGNLPQLDKRAPFKTLLKFSETYGPVMTVYLGRQRTVVLVGYDAVKEALVDQADDFTGRGPLPFLIRATKGYGLAVSNGERWRHLRRFTLTTLRDFGMGRKGMEEWIQEESKHLVARMKSTKAAPFDPTYFVSCTVSNVICCLVFGQRFSYDDDHFLYLLQTISDTIKFGSSPWGQLYNIFPRLMEWLPGEQHKMFARIDELREFVMKKIQEHLDTLDPTSPRDYIDCFLMRLDQEKHFPTTEFHFDNLVSTVLNLYLAGTETTSSTIRFGLSVLIKHPNIQENMQQEIDAAIGQERCPSMEDRKSLPFTDAVLHEIQRLIDIVPMSIPHCTLQDISFRSYTIPKDTLIIPLLHSVLKEEKLWATPWSFNPQHFLDQNGNFKKNPAFLPFSAGKRACVGESLARMEIFLFVVSLLQNFTFSCPGGPDSIDLSPEQSSFANVPRKYKIIATPRW from the exons ATGGAGTTCTCCGGCGCGTTGATCTCTGGTGGGCTGCTTCTTGTTTTGCTGTGGCTGTTGAGCCTGAGGAGCCGCAGACAGTTTCGTTTACCTCCCGGACCTTCAGGCCTGCCTATCATAGGAAACCTGCCACAGCTGGACAAGAGAGCTCCATTTAAAACTCTGTTAAAG ttCAGTGAAACCTATGGCCCTGTGATGACTGTGTACCTTGGCCGTCAGCGCACTGTGGTTCTGGTCGGGTATGATGCAGTCAAAGAGGCGCTGGTGGACCAAGCGGATGACTTCACTGGCAGAGGCCCTCTTCCTTTCCTGATCAGAGCTACCAAGGGCTATG GTTTGGCTGTCAGTAATGGAGAGCGCTGGCGGCATTTGCGGCGTTTCACCCTGACGACGTTAAGAGATTTCGGGATGGGACGCAAAGGGATGGAAGAGTGGATCCAGGAGGAGAGCAAGCATCTGGTGGCCCGCATGAAGTCTACCAAAg CCGCACCTTTCGATCCCACCTACTTCGTGAGCTGCACCGTGTCCAACGTGATCTGCTGCTTGGTGTTTGGTCAGCGCTTCAGCTATGATGATGACCACTTCCTCTACCTCCTGCAGACAATCTCAGACACGATCAAATTTGGCAGCAGCCCCTGGGGTCAG CTGTATAACATCTTCCCTCGGTTGATGGAATGGCTACCAGGTGAACAGCACAAGATGTTTGCCAGAATCGATGAACTGAGAGAGTTTGTGATGAAAAAGATCCAGGAACACCTGGACACGCTGGACCCCACCTCACCCAGAGATTATATCGACTGCTTCCTCATGAGACTCGATCAG GAAAAGCATTTCCCCACAACGGAGTTCCACTTTGACAACTTGGTGTCGACAGTGTTGAATCTGTACCTGGCAGGAACTGAAACCACCAGCTCGACTATCAGATTTGGACTAAGTGTTCTGATCAAACACCCCAACATACAGG AGAATATGCAGCAGGAGATCGACGCTGCGATTGGACAGGAGCGCTGTCCTTCTATGGAGGACAGGAAATCCCTCCCATTTACAGACGCAGTCCTCCATGAAATTCAGCGTCTTATTGATATCGTCCCCATGAGCATCCCTCACTGCACACTCCAGGATATCTCTTTCAGGAGTTACACAATTCCCAAG GATACATTGATTATTCCCTTGTTGCACTCTGtgttaaaagaggaaaaactgtgGGCGACCCCTTGGTCCTTCAATCCTCAGCACTTCTTGGACCAGAATGGCAACTTTAAGAAAAATCCTGCATTCCTGCCATTCTCTGCGG GAAAGAGAGCATGTGTTGGAGAGTCACTCGCCCGCATGGAGATTTTCCTCTTCGTGGTGTCACTTCTGCAGAATTTCACCTTTTCTTGTCCAGGCGGACCCGACAGTATCGATCTCAGCCCTGAGCAGAGCAGCTTCGCCAATGTGCCTCGCAAATACAAGATTATTGCAACTCCCCGGTGGTAA
- the LOC104934280 gene encoding cyclin-dependent kinase-like 1 isoform X1 — MKTLSDSGQVTASNCPMEKYEKLAKIGEGSYGVVFKCRHRDTDQIVAIKKFVESEDDPVIKKIAMREIRMLKQLKHVNLVNLLEVFRRKRRLHLVLEFCEQTVLNELDKHPRGVPEAQLKSIMWQTLQAVNFCHKHNCIHRDVKPENILLTKTGVIKLCDFGFARILTGPEDDYTDYVATRWYRAPELLVGDTQYGPPVDVWALGCVFAELLHGNPLWPGKSDVDQLYLIRKTLGDLIPRHQQVFRSNVFFSGVSIPEPDTTEPLEKRFHGVSPHALQVMKSCLVMDPSLRLSCQELLELPYFQEEGGANWGRDGERPGRRHDKGSRRRQAGAQYLPQLPNSNISPAPDVKKHVKHKYHLPNI; from the exons ATGAAGACCCTTTCAGATTCTGGACAG GTGACAGCGAGTAACTGCCCAATGGAGAAATATGAAAAGCTGGCCAAGATCGGTGAAGGTTCCTACGGTGTGGTGTTcaaatgcagacacagagacaccGACCAGATAGTTGCTATAAAGAAATTTGTCGAATCTGAAGATGACCCGGTCATTAAGAAGATTGCAATGCGAGAAATCCGCATGCTGAAG cagctgaagcatGTGAATCTGGTCAACCTGCTGGAGGTCTTCAGACGGAAAAGACGGCTCCACTTGGTGCTCGAGTTCTGCGAGCAGACGGTCCTCAACGAGCTGGACAAACACCCGAGAGG GGTACCTGAGGCTCAGCTCAAAAGTATCATGTGGCAGACGCTGCAGGCCGTCAACTTCTGCCACAAGCACAAC TGCATCCACCGCGATGTAAAGCCAGAGAACATCCTCCTCACCAAAACCGGAGTCATCAAGCTCTGCGACTTTGGCTTCGCCCGTATTCTGA CGGGACCAGAGGATGACTATACAGACTACGTAGCGACCCGCTGGTACCGGGCCCCTGAGCTGCTGGTCGGAGACACTCAGTACGGGCCTCCCGTGGACGTTTGGGCTCTGGGCTGTGTTTTTGCCGAGCTGCTACATGGGAATCCACTGTGGCCCGGGAAGTCCGACGTTGACCAGCTCTACCTCATCCGAAAAACTCTGG gtgacctgatCCCTCGTCACCAGCAGGTCTTCCGCTCCAATGTTTTCTTCAGTGGCGTTAGTATTCCCGAACCCGACACAACG GAGCCCTTGGAAAAGCGCTTCCATGGAGTGTCTCCTCATGCCCTCCAGGTTATGAAG TCGTGCCTGGTGATGGACCCCTCTCTCCGGCTGTCCTGTCAAGAGCTGCTGGAGTTGCCTTACTTCCAGGAAGAAGGAGGAGCCAACTGGGGCCGTGATGGAGAGCGCCCAGGGAGACGACATGACAAAGGCTCCCGACGTAGACAGGCAGGG GCTCAGTACCTGCCTCAGTTACCAAACAGCAACATCTCACCAGCACCGGACGTCAAGAAACATGTGAAGCATAAATATCACCTGCCCAACATTTAA
- the LOC104934280 gene encoding cyclin-dependent kinase-like 1 isoform X2, producing the protein MKTLSDSGQVTASNCPMEKYEKLAKIGEGSYGVVFKCRHRDTDQIVAIKKFVESEDDPVIKKIAMREIRMLKQLKHVNLVNLLEVFRRKRRLHLVLEFCEQTVLNELDKHPRGVPEAQLKSIMWQTLQAVNFCHKHNCIHRDVKPENILLTKTGVIKLCDFGFARILTGPEDDYTDYVATRWYRAPELLVGDTQYGPPVDVWALGCVFAELLHGNPLWPGKSDVDQLYLIRKTLGDLIPRHQQVFRSNVFFSGVSIPEPDTTEPLEKRFHGVSPHALQVMKLLEAQSFLNLRVSSRAW; encoded by the exons ATGAAGACCCTTTCAGATTCTGGACAG GTGACAGCGAGTAACTGCCCAATGGAGAAATATGAAAAGCTGGCCAAGATCGGTGAAGGTTCCTACGGTGTGGTGTTcaaatgcagacacagagacaccGACCAGATAGTTGCTATAAAGAAATTTGTCGAATCTGAAGATGACCCGGTCATTAAGAAGATTGCAATGCGAGAAATCCGCATGCTGAAG cagctgaagcatGTGAATCTGGTCAACCTGCTGGAGGTCTTCAGACGGAAAAGACGGCTCCACTTGGTGCTCGAGTTCTGCGAGCAGACGGTCCTCAACGAGCTGGACAAACACCCGAGAGG GGTACCTGAGGCTCAGCTCAAAAGTATCATGTGGCAGACGCTGCAGGCCGTCAACTTCTGCCACAAGCACAAC TGCATCCACCGCGATGTAAAGCCAGAGAACATCCTCCTCACCAAAACCGGAGTCATCAAGCTCTGCGACTTTGGCTTCGCCCGTATTCTGA CGGGACCAGAGGATGACTATACAGACTACGTAGCGACCCGCTGGTACCGGGCCCCTGAGCTGCTGGTCGGAGACACTCAGTACGGGCCTCCCGTGGACGTTTGGGCTCTGGGCTGTGTTTTTGCCGAGCTGCTACATGGGAATCCACTGTGGCCCGGGAAGTCCGACGTTGACCAGCTCTACCTCATCCGAAAAACTCTGG gtgacctgatCCCTCGTCACCAGCAGGTCTTCCGCTCCAATGTTTTCTTCAGTGGCGTTAGTATTCCCGAACCCGACACAACG GAGCCCTTGGAAAAGCGCTTCCATGGAGTGTCTCCTCATGCCCTCCAGGTTATGAAG CTTTTAGAGGCTCAGTCTTTTTTGAATCTTCGTGTGAGCAGTCGTGCCTGGTGA